In Rhinoderma darwinii isolate aRhiDar2 chromosome 9, aRhiDar2.hap1, whole genome shotgun sequence, the following are encoded in one genomic region:
- the FIBIN gene encoding fin bud initiation factor homolog — protein sequence MTGFHLLWFGILCNLCSGYYNGPLQPEMSNGTLHHYFVPDGDYEENDDPEKCQMLFRVTDERACPEDGQSLSLKEEFIIIKRQIEDAERVLESVGKSISYDLDGEESYGKYLGRESSQISEAFSNSDKSLTELEIKFKQSQENEKNELKGLNDDFVDMMIHTRAVLKETLDVSLGLRDKHELLSLTIRSHGARLSRLKNDYLKV from the coding sequence ATGACTGGATTTCATCTCCTATGGTTTGGAATTTTGTGCAACCTGTGCTCTGGTTATTACAATGGACCCCTCCAGCCAGAAATGTCCAATGGGACCTTGCACCATTACTTTGTTCCTGATGGGGACTATGAGGAGAACGATGACCCTGAGAAGTGTCAGATGCTCTTCAGAGTGACGGATGAAAGGGCATGTCCAGAAGATGGACAATCTCTCTCCTTAAAGGAGGAATTTATAATCATAAAAAGACAGATTGAAGATGCGGAAAGAGTGCTTGAAAGCGTTGGTAAAAGCATATCCTACGACTTGGATGGCGAGGAAAGCTATGGAAAGTATCTCGGAAGGGAGTCCTCTCAGATCAGTGAAGCCTTCTCCAACTCGGACAAGTCCTTAACGGAGCTAGAGATAAAATTTAAGCAGAGCCAGGAGAACGAGAAGAATgagttgaaggggttaaatgacgaCTTTGTGGATATGATGATCCACACCAGAGCTGTTCTCAAGGAAACTTTAGATGTCTCCCTGGGACTGAGGGATAAACACGAACTTCTCTCTTTAACTATTCGAAGTCATGGTGCTAGGCTAAGCAGACTGAAAAATGACTACCTGAAGGTTTGA